The following coding sequences are from one Chloroflexota bacterium window:
- a CDS encoding 3-methyl-2-oxobutanoate dehydrogenase subunit beta — protein sequence MAKELLEGSKALAKSAVLAGCRFYASYPIQPNTNLMEAMARELSTAGGVSMNAESEGEAINMVWGAAATGKRAMCSTTGTGMSLMMEAMSEMFAARIPYVFVHMARGQSEYRIGVKGGGHGDYRYIGYAPHTVQEAADLVRLAFYTADKFQTPVLIQADYVLTHTVEAVEFKPVDEKDLKPKTWAITGAKGRTPQVLSFITGVYSLGAPRVKYGAWMEGQMDRIAYLENNVPTMADTGYTDDADLVVIAYGYAARFVKFAVKQAREEGLKIGYVRPITIWPLPKKEILDAANKAKAVAVFEMNNGQMVDDIRLIVLGKVPVHFIGRISHDESGFGVGNAIQIPKLLEKFREVYKTLPAAAHGKR from the coding sequence ATGGCCAAGGAACTCCTGGAGGGCAGCAAAGCCCTCGCCAAGTCCGCCGTCCTCGCGGGCTGCCGCTTCTACGCCAGCTATCCCATCCAGCCCAACACCAACCTCATGGAGGCCATGGCCAGGGAGCTTTCCACCGCAGGCGGCGTCAGCATGAACGCCGAAAGCGAAGGCGAAGCCATCAACATGGTCTGGGGCGCCGCCGCAACCGGCAAGCGCGCCATGTGCTCCACCACCGGCACCGGCATGAGCCTCATGATGGAGGCCATGTCCGAGATGTTCGCCGCGCGCATCCCCTACGTCTTCGTCCACATGGCCCGCGGCCAGAGCGAATATCGCATCGGCGTGAAGGGCGGCGGCCACGGCGATTATCGCTACATCGGCTATGCCCCCCACACCGTCCAGGAAGCCGCCGATCTTGTGCGCCTCGCCTTCTACACCGCCGATAAGTTTCAGACCCCCGTCCTCATCCAGGCCGATTACGTCCTCACCCACACCGTGGAGGCCGTCGAGTTCAAGCCGGTGGATGAGAAGGACCTCAAGCCCAAAACCTGGGCCATCACCGGCGCAAAGGGCCGCACGCCCCAGGTCCTCAGCTTCATCACCGGCGTCTATTCCCTCGGCGCGCCCCGCGTGAAATACGGCGCGTGGATGGAAGGCCAGATGGATCGCATCGCCTATCTGGAGAACAACGTCCCGACTATGGCCGATACAGGCTACACGGACGATGCCGATCTCGTTGTCATCGCCTATGGCTACGCCGCGCGCTTCGTGAAGTTCGCCGTCAAGCAGGCCCGCGAAGAAGGATTGAAGATCGGCTACGTCCGTCCCATCACCATCTGGCCCCTGCCCAAAAAAGAGATCCTGGACGCGGCGAACAAGGCCAAGGCCGTCGCCGTCTTCGAGATGAACAACGGCCAGATGGTGGACGATATCCGCCTCATCGTCCTCGGCAAGGTCCCCGTCCATTTCATCGGCCGCATCAGCCACGATGAGTCCGGCTTCGGCGTCGGCAATGCGATCCAGATCCCCAAGCTTCTCGAGAAGTTCCGGGAGGTCTATAAGACCCTTCCGGCTGCCGCCCACGGAAAGAGGTAA
- a CDS encoding 4Fe-4S dicluster domain-containing protein, whose translation MPKAVGTVTINIELCKGCVLCVKACPTDALEMSVKLNHHGFRYPLLKEERCTGCELCALVCPDFCITEVYRNVPDKHAAAKR comes from the coding sequence ATGCCAAAGGCCGTCGGCACCGTCACCATCAACATCGAGCTGTGCAAGGGCTGCGTCCTCTGCGTCAAGGCCTGCCCCACGGACGCCCTCGAGATGTCCGTGAAGCTCAACCATCACGGCTTCCGCTACCCCCTGTTGAAAGAAGAGCGTTGCACCGGCTGCGAGCTCTGCGCCCTCGTCTGCCCCGATTTCTGCATCACCGAAGTCTATCGCAACGTTCCCGATAAGCACGCCGCGGCAAAAAGATAG
- a CDS encoding enoyl-CoA hydratase/isomerase family protein produces MDSQDILYEKKDGIATITLNRPHRMNALPLHMWMEDLSLIWQDFDRDPKMRIAILTAAGEKAFCTGVDVKDTAERNKQQGGARRSSGEVKATPLQNKVTKPVICAVNGIVGGGGLMLVADCDVPIASANAQFFNPGVSVGIVALYGQATWSKWMPFHANMRMALMGGGERLSAQRALELGLVTEVVRDRPLMDRAREIAGVMLENSPAALRISKKALWSALEHGLTGAQKTVADITRELSGHPDQIEGPKAFAEKRKPNWLDPTVPSQ; encoded by the coding sequence ATGGACAGCCAGGACATCCTCTACGAAAAGAAAGACGGCATCGCCACCATCACCCTCAACCGCCCCCACCGGATGAACGCCCTCCCCCTGCACATGTGGATGGAGGACCTGAGCCTCATCTGGCAGGACTTCGACCGCGATCCCAAGATGCGCATCGCCATCCTTACCGCCGCAGGCGAGAAGGCCTTCTGCACCGGTGTGGACGTGAAAGACACCGCCGAGCGCAACAAGCAGCAGGGCGGCGCGCGGCGCTCCTCGGGAGAAGTGAAGGCTACGCCCCTCCAGAACAAGGTCACCAAACCCGTCATCTGCGCCGTCAACGGCATCGTGGGCGGCGGCGGCCTCATGCTCGTCGCCGATTGCGATGTCCCCATCGCCTCCGCCAACGCCCAGTTCTTCAACCCGGGCGTCAGCGTCGGCATCGTCGCCCTCTATGGCCAGGCCACCTGGTCCAAGTGGATGCCCTTCCACGCCAACATGCGCATGGCCCTCATGGGCGGGGGCGAGCGCCTCTCCGCCCAACGCGCCCTGGAGCTCGGCCTGGTGACGGAGGTCGTCCGCGATAGGCCCCTCATGGACCGCGCCCGGGAGATCGCGGGCGTCATGCTGGAAAACTCCCCCGCCGCCCTGCGCATCTCCAAGAAAGCCCTCTGGTCCGCCCTCGAGCACGGCCTCACCGGCGCTCAGAAGACCGTCGCCGACATCACCCGCGAGCTCTCCGGCCACCCCGACCAGATCGAAGGCCCAAAAGCCTTCGCCGAAAAGCGCAAGCCCAACTGGCTCGATCCCACCGTCCCCTCACAGTAG